A window of the Cystobacter fuscus genome harbors these coding sequences:
- a CDS encoding ABC-F family ATP-binding cassette domain-containing protein — protein MTLLRAADVQLSFGSRTVFQGLTFTIEEGERVGLVGVNGSGKSSLMKILAGAARADAGELQLRRGSRVTYLPQEPEFAPGATVASELSVAQGPLKEALATQAELTRRLESAPAEAHEKLMEQLAAVSDRIEQLGGWDTEHHAKTLLDRLGVKDWDRPVAELSGGLRKRVAIARALLTRPDLLMLDEPTNHLDADTVDWLEDELDKLPGALLLVTHDRYFLDGLVDRIVEIQPGAGLTSYPGNYEAYVEQKLVAQEQAGLAQHKRERWIAQEVAWLRKGPEARRTKSKARIERARKLMEEKGFQRPKVAGLQVMQAPRLGHTVIEAEGVQKSYGERNVLRGVNLLLQRGERVGLVGPNGVGKTTFLRVLLGEMPPDAGKVVIGKNTKVAYYDQTRASLDPEQTVYEAASTRGDDWVELGDQRVALRDYLDDLLFPVPMQRMKVKALSGGERNRLLLARLFLEGANVLVLDEPTNDLDIVTLNILEGLLLNFTGSVLLVTHDRYFLDKVATSILAFEGDGKVTRYEGNFGMYRRLKEQQQAKLAAAAPAPAAKKPESAPVAEPKPARKPGKLSYKEQRELDGMEAAIEAAETRKGELEAQLLDPAVYSSATKAAGVQKELEATAAEVDRLYGRWQELQDMVAGG, from the coding sequence GTGACCCTGCTCCGCGCCGCCGACGTCCAACTGTCCTTCGGCAGCCGTACCGTCTTCCAGGGGCTCACCTTCACCATCGAAGAGGGTGAGCGCGTGGGCCTCGTGGGGGTGAACGGCTCCGGCAAGTCCTCGCTGATGAAGATATTGGCGGGGGCGGCGCGCGCGGACGCGGGGGAGCTGCAACTGCGCCGCGGCTCGCGCGTCACCTACCTGCCGCAGGAGCCCGAGTTCGCCCCGGGCGCCACGGTGGCCTCGGAGCTGAGCGTGGCGCAGGGGCCGCTGAAGGAGGCCCTGGCCACCCAGGCCGAGCTCACCCGGCGCCTGGAGTCCGCGCCCGCCGAGGCGCACGAGAAGCTCATGGAGCAGCTCGCCGCGGTATCCGACCGCATCGAGCAGTTGGGCGGCTGGGACACGGAGCACCACGCCAAGACGCTGCTGGACCGGCTCGGCGTGAAGGATTGGGACCGGCCGGTGGCGGAGCTGTCCGGAGGCCTGCGCAAGCGCGTGGCCATCGCCCGGGCGCTGCTCACGCGGCCGGACCTGCTGATGCTGGACGAACCCACCAACCACCTGGACGCGGACACGGTGGACTGGCTCGAGGACGAGCTGGACAAGCTGCCCGGCGCCCTGCTGCTGGTGACGCACGACCGCTACTTCCTCGACGGGCTGGTGGATCGCATCGTGGAGATCCAACCCGGCGCGGGCCTCACCTCGTACCCGGGCAACTACGAAGCGTACGTGGAGCAGAAGCTGGTGGCGCAGGAGCAGGCGGGCCTGGCGCAGCACAAGCGCGAGCGGTGGATCGCCCAGGAAGTGGCGTGGCTGCGCAAGGGCCCCGAGGCGCGGCGCACCAAGAGCAAGGCGCGCATCGAGCGGGCGCGCAAGCTGATGGAGGAGAAGGGCTTCCAGCGGCCCAAGGTGGCGGGCCTGCAGGTGATGCAGGCGCCGCGGCTGGGACACACCGTCATCGAGGCCGAGGGCGTCCAGAAGTCCTACGGCGAGCGCAACGTGCTGCGGGGCGTGAACCTGCTCCTGCAGCGGGGCGAGCGCGTGGGGCTCGTGGGGCCCAACGGCGTGGGCAAGACGACCTTCCTCCGGGTGCTGCTCGGCGAGATGCCGCCGGACGCGGGCAAGGTGGTCATCGGGAAGAACACGAAGGTGGCGTACTACGATCAGACGCGCGCCTCGTTGGATCCCGAGCAGACGGTGTACGAGGCGGCCTCGACGCGTGGGGACGACTGGGTGGAGCTGGGAGACCAGCGCGTGGCGCTGCGTGACTACCTGGACGATCTGCTCTTCCCGGTGCCCATGCAGCGCATGAAGGTGAAGGCGCTGTCGGGAGGCGAGCGCAACCGGCTGCTGCTCGCGCGGCTGTTCCTGGAAGGCGCGAACGTGCTGGTGCTGGACGAGCCGACGAACGACCTGGACATCGTCACGCTCAACATCCTCGAGGGGCTCTTGCTCAACTTCACCGGCAGCGTGCTGCTGGTGACGCACGACCGGTACTTCCTCGACAAGGTGGCCACCTCCATCCTCGCCTTCGAGGGGGATGGGAAGGTGACGCGCTACGAGGGCAACTTCGGGATGTACCGGCGGCTCAAGGAGCAGCAGCAGGCGAAGCTGGCCGCCGCGGCGCCCGCCCCCGCGGCGAAGAAGCCCGAGTCCGCGCCGGTGGCGGAGCCGAAGCCGGCGCGCAAGCCGGGGAAGCTCTCGTACAAGGAGCAGCGCGAGCTGGACGGGATGGAGGCGGCCATCGAGGCGGCCGAGACGCGCAAGGGCGAGCTGGAGGCACAGCTCCTGGACCCGGCCGTCTACTCGAGCGCGACGAAGGCGGCCGGGGTGCAGAAGGAGCTGGAGGCGACGGCGGCCGAGGTGGATCGCCTCTACGGCCGCTGGCAGGAATTGCAGGACATGGTCGCGGGCGGCTGA
- a CDS encoding peptidoglycan-binding domain-containing protein, with product MIYLFHKAGLDEDIQRAQVQWTSYRISYAISRYRLSGSTNLGVLDGFLRSLGSNIPDELRLANANQAIREGTAEGIVYPRLDDIFSETGTQQGWRDWATRCADANKEMGGAAQGEAPAQQGQARSPVLRQGARGADVTELQRRLQRAGVFQGNVDGVFGPGTAEAVRQFQSSQPGLQADGIVGPGTWNSLNGARPSP from the coding sequence ATGATCTACCTGTTCCACAAAGCGGGTCTGGACGAGGATATCCAACGCGCCCAGGTTCAGTGGACCAGCTATCGTATCAGCTACGCCATCAGTCGTTATCGGCTCTCGGGGTCGACGAACCTGGGCGTTCTTGATGGTTTTCTACGCAGCCTTGGCTCGAACATCCCTGATGAGTTGAGATTGGCGAATGCCAATCAGGCCATCCGGGAGGGAACCGCCGAGGGCATTGTCTATCCACGGTTGGACGACATCTTCTCCGAGACGGGGACGCAGCAGGGCTGGCGTGACTGGGCCACCCGTTGTGCCGATGCGAACAAGGAAATGGGAGGTGCGGCGCAAGGGGAAGCACCTGCCCAGCAAGGGCAAGCGCGGTCTCCGGTTCTCAGGCAGGGCGCGCGGGGTGCGGACGTCACGGAGCTGCAACGCCGACTGCAGCGTGCGGGTGTCTTCCAGGGCAACGTGGATGGTGTTTTCGGCCCTGGAACAGCGGAGGCCGTCAGGCAATTCCAGAGCTCACAGCCCGGCTTGCAGGCTGACGGTATCGTGGGCCCCGGGACCTGGAACTCGCTCAATGGAGCGCGCCCCTCTCCGTGA
- the fusA gene encoding elongation factor G: MASQVPIEKVRNIGISAHIDSGKTTLSERILFYTGRIHEIHEVRGKDGVGAKMDSMDLEREKGITIQSAATYAMWGEYNINLIDTPGHVDFTIEVERALRVLDGAILVLCSVSGVQSQSITVDRQMKRYKVPRIAFVNKMDRAGANYQRVAAQLKEKLNHHPVRLQLPIGAEDRFQGLVDLIQMKAFYFDGESGENIREEEIPAELLEQAKADRQEMIEKVAEVDDALGELFLSDSAISNEQIAAAVRRATIALKMTPVMCGSAYKNKGVQLLLNAICAYLPNPSEVTNEALDQKNNEAKVVLESSSDKPFVGLAFKLEDGRYGQLTYMRVYQGKVSKGDFIVNQANQKKVKVPRIVRMHSNEMNDINEGYAGDIIALFGVECASGDTFTDGTVQYTMTSMFVPDAVISLAVSPKNRDAQANFSKALNRFTKEDPTFRVNRDEESGQTIIRGMGELHLEIYIERMKREYNCEVVAGKPQVAYRETISQKGEFAYTHKKQTGGSGQFARVCGYVEPLPSDAVQQYEFVDDIVGGSIPREFIPACDKGFAEAVKKGSLIGFPVVGIRVVINDGAFHAVDSSEMAFKTAAIMGFREGYAAAKPIILEPMMKVEVQAPEDFQGSVVGQINQRRGTILESGTAEGYVTVVAEVPLNTMFGYSTDLRSATQGKGEFTMEFAKYSPVPRNEAEALMAAYKEKLAAEQAARK; this comes from the coding sequence GTGGCCTCCCAAGTTCCCATCGAAAAGGTTCGCAACATCGGCATCTCCGCCCACATCGACTCGGGCAAGACGACGCTCTCCGAGCGCATCCTCTTCTACACGGGCCGCATCCACGAGATTCACGAGGTTCGTGGCAAGGACGGCGTGGGCGCGAAGATGGACTCGATGGACCTGGAGCGTGAGAAGGGCATCACGATCCAGTCCGCCGCCACCTACGCCATGTGGGGCGAGTACAACATCAACCTGATCGACACCCCGGGACACGTCGACTTCACCATCGAGGTGGAGCGCGCCCTGCGCGTGCTCGACGGCGCCATCCTGGTGCTCTGCTCGGTGTCCGGCGTGCAGTCCCAGTCCATCACGGTGGACCGGCAGATGAAGCGCTACAAGGTTCCGCGCATCGCGTTCGTCAACAAGATGGACCGCGCCGGCGCCAACTATCAGCGCGTGGCCGCCCAGCTGAAGGAGAAGCTCAACCACCACCCGGTGCGTCTGCAGCTGCCCATCGGCGCCGAGGACCGCTTCCAGGGCCTCGTCGACCTCATCCAGATGAAGGCCTTCTACTTCGACGGTGAGTCCGGCGAGAACATCCGCGAGGAGGAGATCCCCGCCGAGCTGCTCGAGCAGGCCAAGGCCGACCGCCAGGAGATGATCGAGAAGGTCGCCGAGGTCGACGACGCGCTCGGTGAGCTCTTCCTGTCCGACAGCGCCATCAGCAACGAGCAGATCGCCGCCGCCGTGCGCCGCGCCACCATCGCGCTCAAGATGACCCCGGTCATGTGCGGCTCGGCGTACAAGAACAAGGGCGTGCAGCTCTTGCTCAACGCCATCTGCGCCTACCTGCCCAACCCCTCCGAGGTCACCAACGAGGCGCTGGACCAGAAGAACAACGAGGCGAAGGTCGTCCTCGAGTCCTCCTCGGACAAGCCCTTCGTGGGCCTGGCGTTCAAGCTGGAAGACGGCCGCTACGGTCAGTTGACCTATATGCGCGTCTACCAGGGCAAGGTGAGCAAGGGTGACTTCATCGTCAACCAGGCCAACCAGAAGAAGGTCAAGGTCCCGCGCATCGTTCGCATGCACTCGAACGAGATGAACGACATCAACGAGGGCTACGCCGGCGACATCATCGCGCTGTTCGGCGTGGAGTGCGCCTCGGGCGACACGTTCACCGACGGCACCGTGCAGTACACGATGACGTCCATGTTCGTGCCCGACGCGGTCATCTCGCTCGCGGTCTCCCCGAAGAACCGCGACGCCCAGGCCAACTTCTCCAAGGCGCTCAACCGCTTCACCAAGGAAGACCCCACCTTCCGCGTCAACCGCGACGAGGAGTCCGGTCAGACCATCATCCGCGGCATGGGTGAGCTCCACCTGGAGATCTACATCGAGCGCATGAAGCGCGAGTACAACTGCGAGGTGGTGGCCGGTAAGCCCCAGGTGGCCTACCGCGAGACCATCTCCCAGAAGGGCGAGTTCGCCTACACGCACAAGAAGCAGACCGGTGGTTCGGGTCAGTTCGCGCGCGTGTGCGGCTACGTCGAGCCCCTGCCCTCCGACGCGGTGCAGCAGTACGAGTTCGTGGATGACATCGTGGGCGGCTCCATCCCCCGCGAGTTCATCCCCGCGTGTGACAAGGGCTTCGCCGAGGCCGTGAAGAAGGGCTCGCTCATCGGCTTCCCCGTCGTGGGCATCCGCGTCGTCATCAACGACGGTGCCTTCCACGCGGTGGACTCGTCCGAAATGGCGTTCAAGACCGCCGCCATCATGGGCTTCCGCGAGGGCTACGCGGCCGCCAAGCCCATCATCCTCGAGCCGATGATGAAGGTGGAAGTGCAGGCGCCCGAGGACTTCCAGGGCTCGGTGGTGGGTCAGATCAACCAGCGCCGTGGCACCATCCTCGAGTCCGGCACGGCCGAGGGCTACGTGACGGTGGTGGCCGAGGTGCCGCTGAACACCATGTTCGGCTACTCCACGGACCTGCGCTCCGCCACCCAGGGCAAGGGCGAGTTCACCATGGAGTTCGCCAAGTACTCGCCGGTGCCCCGCAACGAGGCCGAGGCCCTCATGGCCGCGTACAAGGAAAAGCTGGCGGCCGAGCAGGCCGCGCGCAAGTAA
- a CDS encoding serine/threonine protein kinase, with the protein MSTNPGAVRLFPDALAPGTQVGRWRVVEQLGVGGQGAVYLVEDIDHPGEFYALKLALYAHDGRAEREVSLMMTRAAHPHVVRFHGCARWPHPRKGLLGFVMDWVPGLALDVWAEKDGTTFRQLATVGATMARTLGELHDRGVLHRDLKPEHILIRESDGQPVLLDFGVAWYEGAVPLTTGPLPPATLFQLSPEAVSFLWRSAERPGTHYAFHPTDDLYALGICLYRATTGHYPFSEWLPLDMLQLAIVHVQPLAPVLVNPRVPRALSDVIVRLLAKNPTERYPSGAALDAALVAALSSDDAAWDASIFEWEEVPPTQEGGTPERHILRPPRPKPSWTAPPPAPVQVERQSLGFRSLVLATAVLLLLLPTERVPPVAPDVHAPDEEWVSDVRVGPEPSRYEQVPLPARNQKLAPCTERLEVELSGGCWLSLEQRPPNCPPQTVAYKGKCLLPVSKSPRPVPTSVDAGMPEAQ; encoded by the coding sequence GTGTCCACGAACCCTGGTGCGGTGAGGCTGTTCCCGGACGCCTTGGCACCGGGCACACAGGTGGGCCGCTGGCGCGTGGTGGAGCAGTTGGGCGTGGGTGGCCAGGGCGCCGTCTACCTCGTGGAGGACATCGACCACCCAGGAGAATTCTATGCGCTCAAGCTCGCGTTGTATGCCCACGACGGGCGAGCCGAGCGCGAGGTGTCTCTGATGATGACCCGGGCGGCGCATCCCCATGTGGTGCGATTCCACGGCTGTGCCCGCTGGCCTCACCCTCGTAAGGGTTTGCTGGGCTTCGTCATGGATTGGGTGCCCGGTCTGGCCCTGGACGTGTGGGCGGAGAAGGACGGCACCACCTTCCGGCAGCTCGCCACCGTGGGCGCCACGATGGCGCGTACCCTGGGGGAGCTGCATGACCGGGGCGTTCTTCACCGCGACCTCAAGCCCGAGCACATCCTCATTCGGGAGTCGGATGGGCAACCGGTGCTGCTCGACTTCGGCGTGGCCTGGTACGAGGGCGCGGTTCCCCTCACCACTGGTCCTCTGCCTCCGGCGACCCTGTTTCAGCTCAGCCCCGAGGCGGTGAGCTTCCTGTGGCGCAGCGCCGAGCGTCCCGGAACACACTATGCCTTTCATCCCACGGATGATCTGTATGCCCTGGGCATTTGTCTTTATCGAGCCACTACCGGTCATTACCCCTTCTCCGAGTGGTTGCCGTTGGACATGTTGCAGTTGGCCATCGTCCATGTGCAGCCGCTGGCGCCCGTACTCGTCAATCCCCGTGTGCCTCGGGCGCTGAGTGATGTGATTGTGCGGCTGTTGGCGAAAAACCCAACGGAGCGTTATCCGAGTGGCGCGGCGCTCGACGCGGCGCTGGTCGCGGCGCTCTCCAGTGACGATGCGGCGTGGGACGCGAGCATCTTCGAGTGGGAAGAGGTGCCGCCGACTCAGGAGGGGGGCACCCCGGAGCGCCATATCCTCCGGCCCCCGAGACCCAAGCCCTCCTGGACTGCTCCGCCTCCCGCTCCAGTACAGGTGGAGCGACAGAGCCTCGGGTTCAGGAGTCTCGTGCTCGCCACGGCGGTGCTGCTGCTCCTGCTGCCCACGGAACGCGTTCCGCCAGTCGCGCCGGATGTCCATGCTCCAGATGAGGAGTGGGTCTCGGATGTGCGGGTTGGCCCGGAACCGTCCCGGTATGAGCAGGTTCCCCTCCCAGCGAGAAACCAGAAGCTGGCCCCCTGCACGGAGCGACTTGAAGTGGAGCTATCCGGCGGGTGCTGGCTTTCACTCGAGCAACGGCCCCCAAATTGCCCACCACAGACGGTCGCATACAAAGGCAAATGCCTCTTGCCGGTATCGAAGTCCCCCCGTCCTGTTCCGACCAGCGTGGATGCTGGAATGCCGGAAGCCCAGTGA
- a CDS encoding RNA methyltransferase — MSLPIRLVLMRPRNAENLGAAARALKNCGLAEWTWVNPEAEDLAPARRLAVHAEDVLEGSGRADSLDAAVADCVWVVGTSSRKVEGKRRLSPRAVGEELVRRAAQGPVALVFGDERSGLTNAEVERCHDLSAVPTAPEQPSINLAQAVLLYAYEIRMATLAAAPPPPAPLPVAATDTELTRVESALEAALVSGGFLVDEHTRGRPALRELFAPLRRSRLTHKEARLWLAALHTLTKRLR; from the coding sequence ATGTCCCTGCCCATCCGGCTGGTGTTGATGCGCCCGCGCAACGCGGAGAACCTGGGGGCCGCCGCGCGGGCCCTGAAGAACTGCGGCCTGGCCGAGTGGACCTGGGTGAACCCCGAGGCCGAGGATCTCGCCCCCGCGCGCCGACTCGCCGTGCACGCCGAGGACGTGCTGGAGGGCTCGGGCCGGGCGGACTCGCTCGACGCGGCCGTGGCGGACTGCGTGTGGGTGGTGGGCACCAGCTCGCGCAAGGTGGAGGGCAAGCGACGCCTGTCCCCGCGCGCCGTGGGCGAGGAGCTGGTGCGGCGCGCCGCCCAGGGCCCCGTGGCGCTCGTCTTCGGGGACGAGCGCAGCGGCCTCACCAACGCCGAGGTCGAGCGCTGCCACGACCTGTCCGCCGTGCCCACCGCGCCCGAGCAGCCCTCCATCAACCTCGCCCAGGCGGTGCTGCTCTACGCCTATGAAATCCGCATGGCCACGCTCGCGGCCGCGCCGCCACCGCCCGCGCCCCTGCCCGTGGCGGCCACGGACACCGAGCTGACCCGGGTGGAGTCCGCCCTGGAGGCGGCGCTCGTGTCCGGAGGGTTCCTCGTGGACGAGCACACCCGGGGCCGCCCCGCCCTGCGCGAGCTGTTCGCCCCCCTGCGCCGCTCCCGCCTCACTCATAAGGAGGCGCGGCTGTGGCTCGCCGCCCTTCACACCCTGACCAAGCGGTTGCGCTGA
- a CDS encoding pseudouridine synthase produces the protein MSRKPPPRHTAPSLAKNANPGRWEGKAKPDWLSRAIARAGVMPQDEAQEAIQAGRVTVNGRVVKQPLAPVPSGATVRVDGVALPTAAPTRVLAFHKPAELLTSTVGQHRVGTVYEVLLPQLPPDLARFTWHAVGRLDRGTTGLLLFTNDEKLVAHVTSPDTRLPKRYVATVFSEADEEKVEPLRQGLKLEDGPVRPATVRLRDAHTVEVTVTEGRNHQVKRMLGAVGLPVRALHREAVGGVELDVAESGFRLLTDAEVAEGLRYPPPLAPG, from the coding sequence ATGTCCCGAAAACCCCCGCCCCGCCACACCGCGCCGTCCCTCGCCAAGAACGCCAACCCGGGGCGCTGGGAGGGCAAGGCCAAGCCGGACTGGCTGTCCCGGGCCATCGCCCGCGCGGGGGTGATGCCCCAGGACGAGGCCCAGGAGGCCATCCAGGCGGGCCGGGTGACGGTGAATGGCCGGGTCGTCAAACAGCCCCTGGCCCCCGTGCCCTCCGGAGCCACGGTGCGCGTGGACGGCGTGGCCCTGCCCACGGCGGCGCCCACCCGGGTGCTCGCCTTCCACAAGCCCGCGGAGCTGCTCACCTCCACCGTGGGCCAGCACCGCGTGGGCACCGTCTACGAGGTGCTCCTGCCCCAACTGCCGCCGGACCTGGCCCGCTTCACCTGGCACGCGGTGGGGCGGCTGGATCGGGGCACCACGGGCCTGCTGCTCTTCACCAATGACGAGAAGCTCGTGGCGCACGTGACGTCCCCCGACACCCGGCTGCCCAAGCGCTACGTGGCCACCGTCTTCAGCGAGGCGGACGAGGAGAAGGTGGAGCCCCTGCGCCAGGGCCTGAAGCTGGAGGATGGGCCGGTGCGGCCGGCGACGGTACGGCTGCGCGACGCGCACACGGTGGAGGTGACCGTCACCGAGGGCCGCAACCACCAGGTCAAGCGGATGCTCGGCGCGGTGGGACTGCCCGTGCGCGCCCTTCACCGCGAGGCCGTGGGCGGGGTGGAGCTGGACGTGGCCGAGAGCGGCTTCCGGCTGCTCACCGACGCCGAGGTCGCCGAGGGCCTGCGCTACCCACCTCCTCTCGCCCCGGGGTAG
- a CDS encoding DEAD/DEAH box helicase: MTFEDLKLAEPLLRAVKEEGYSTPTPIQQQAIPHVLEGKDVLGCAQTGTGKTAAFTLPILQRLFVGRPPPPARGRPIRALVLSPTRELAAQIGDSVRAYGRYTGLTSAVIFGGVGQNAQEQTLRQGVDILVATPGRLLDLMQQGFVSYKALEVFVLDEADRMLDMGFIHDVKRVIAALPRPRQTLFFSATMPPEIQGLANSILVKPVRVEVAPVSTTAETIDQRLYFVEKEQKRGLLVHLLNSDQGIQRALVFTRTKHGANRVARHLESAGIGAEPIHGNKSQNARERALAAFKSGACRVLVATDIAARGIDIDGISHVINFDLPNIPETYVHRIGRTGRAGAAGIALSFCDSEERAYLKDIERTIRRRVPVVEAGVHRSALVSPPESDERPPRRDAPPRQQARPVSSGGGSRPNNPPRGERGPDNRNGGGRGGRQGRRGGGGGGGRSQEARSPLRNDRPQQQAQPEQRPVTPAAPSATSQRPRPSKWL, translated from the coding sequence ATGACTTTCGAAGATCTGAAGCTCGCCGAACCCCTGCTGCGCGCCGTGAAGGAAGAGGGCTACAGCACGCCCACGCCCATCCAACAGCAGGCCATCCCCCACGTGCTCGAGGGCAAGGACGTCCTCGGCTGCGCGCAGACGGGCACCGGCAAGACGGCGGCGTTCACCCTCCCCATCCTCCAGCGGCTCTTCGTGGGCCGTCCGCCCCCGCCCGCGCGCGGCCGTCCCATCCGCGCCCTCGTGCTCAGCCCCACGCGCGAGCTCGCCGCGCAGATTGGCGACAGCGTGCGCGCCTACGGCCGCTACACCGGCCTCACCTCCGCCGTCATCTTCGGCGGCGTGGGCCAGAACGCCCAGGAGCAGACGCTCCGCCAGGGCGTGGACATCCTCGTGGCCACCCCCGGCCGCCTGCTGGATCTCATGCAGCAGGGCTTCGTGTCCTACAAGGCGCTCGAGGTGTTCGTCCTCGACGAGGCGGACCGGATGCTCGACATGGGCTTCATCCATGACGTCAAGCGCGTCATCGCCGCGCTGCCCCGGCCCCGCCAGACGCTGTTCTTCTCGGCCACCATGCCCCCGGAGATCCAGGGCCTGGCCAACAGCATCCTGGTCAAGCCCGTGCGCGTGGAGGTGGCCCCGGTGTCCACCACCGCGGAGACCATCGATCAGCGGCTGTACTTCGTGGAGAAGGAGCAGAAGCGCGGCCTGCTCGTGCACCTGCTCAACAGCGATCAGGGCATTCAGCGCGCGCTCGTCTTCACGCGCACCAAGCACGGCGCCAACCGCGTCGCGCGGCACCTGGAGTCGGCCGGCATCGGCGCCGAGCCCATCCACGGCAACAAGAGCCAGAACGCGCGCGAGCGGGCGCTGGCGGCCTTCAAGTCCGGCGCGTGCCGGGTGCTGGTGGCCACGGACATCGCCGCGCGGGGCATCGACATCGACGGGATTTCCCACGTCATCAACTTCGACCTGCCCAACATCCCCGAGACGTACGTGCACCGCATCGGCCGCACGGGCCGCGCGGGCGCCGCCGGCATCGCCCTGTCCTTCTGCGACAGCGAGGAGCGCGCGTACTTGAAGGACATCGAGCGCACCATCCGCCGGCGCGTGCCGGTGGTGGAGGCCGGAGTGCACCGCTCCGCCCTGGTGTCCCCGCCCGAGTCGGACGAGCGTCCGCCCCGGCGCGACGCCCCTCCCCGCCAGCAGGCCCGGCCCGTGTCCTCGGGAGGCGGCTCGCGTCCCAACAACCCGCCCCGGGGTGAGCGCGGCCCGGACAACCGCAATGGCGGCGGCCGCGGTGGCCGTCAGGGGCGTCGGGGCGGTGGAGGCGGCGGTGGCCGGAGCCAGGAGGCACGTTCTCCCCTCCGCAACGACCGGCCCCAGCAGCAGGCCCAGCCGGAGCAGCGCCCGGTGACGCCCGCCGCGCCTTCCGCCACTTCTCAGCGGCCACGCCCCTCCAAGTGGTTGTAG